A stretch of Blautia liquoris DNA encodes these proteins:
- a CDS encoding LysR family transcriptional regulator, which translates to MKGKIEMLSRYHVFCKVIENKSFTKAAEELGYSQSAVSQMVKALEQELGTHLVIRDKTGITLTRDGESYYPSIQRIYHSENLLGKKQREMNGLEDSIIRIGTFTSISRNVLPQLMQQFKEGYPSVHFVLQQGEYTSISQWIRDDSVDFGFTSETMSDGLVTRPLYEDEMVLVLPENHPLSSQDSVSLKQLTKFPFILLDEGECSVSLEAFQKQGLAPNIEYKVYDDYSILAMVRQGLGISILYHLVIAGFEDGLVIRRLDQTPKRTVALTWKNWDTMSLAARKFAEFVIKRTPEIVCGLIS; encoded by the coding sequence ATGAAAGGGAAAATTGAAATGCTCTCACGATACCACGTTTTTTGTAAGGTAATTGAAAATAAAAGTTTTACAAAAGCAGCAGAAGAACTCGGATATTCGCAAAGTGCGGTAAGTCAGATGGTAAAAGCTCTGGAACAGGAGCTTGGAACACACCTTGTAATTCGAGACAAAACAGGAATCACACTGACAAGAGATGGGGAAAGCTATTATCCATCTATACAGAGAATCTATCATTCGGAAAATTTGCTTGGAAAGAAACAAAGGGAAATGAATGGTCTTGAAGACAGCATCATACGGATTGGCACATTTACCAGCATCAGTCGAAATGTCCTGCCACAGCTGATGCAGCAGTTCAAGGAAGGATACCCCAGTGTTCATTTTGTATTACAGCAGGGAGAGTATACGAGTATCAGCCAGTGGATCAGAGATGACAGCGTGGACTTTGGATTTACCAGTGAAACAATGAGCGATGGATTAGTTACAAGACCCTTATATGAAGATGAGATGGTTCTGGTTTTGCCTGAAAATCATCCTCTTAGCAGCCAGGATAGTGTTTCCTTAAAGCAATTGACTAAGTTTCCCTTTATTCTTCTTGATGAGGGAGAGTGCAGTGTATCCCTGGAGGCCTTCCAAAAACAGGGACTTGCACCAAATATTGAATATAAGGTATATGATGACTACTCCATATTAGCTATGGTCAGACAGGGGTTGGGAATTTCTATCTTATATCATCTGGTTATCGCCGGGTTTGAAGATGGACTGGTGATAAGACGTCTGGATCAAACGCCGAAACGCACCGTTGCCCTCACATGGAAGAACTGGGATACAATGTCTTTGGCTGCCAGAAAATTTGCTGAATTTGTAATCAAAAGAACGCCGGAAATCGTATGCGGGCTGATCAGCTAG
- a CDS encoding response regulator transcription factor, producing MRRYKMIVIDDEEISADGVSMLVEQSGLAVDMDGVFYSSIEALKYLKENSIDIVITDISMPELSGLEMIEKMKEANSRSLFIILTGYGSLEYAKEAMRYGVRHFLLKPCSPSELKESISECMGERDSQAQERFLRLKEVIKRQILNQNIKNEENNILTASFQMLMYEERYYECIHGDLETILYDREYGFSNIKGTMIYYVDNTISILPGLKKIAKRHSRERIVIYYCDSGRELTVEEIFKQGRSMFAYGFYTDESCVIEAGKVGEEKELQNFQLELPFRKVTKLLEKNDFSEARDQFGKILKVCRERKVPPQRLLELTEKFCREWMKNFGEEAIQAGIVKEILTVSNSEKLKDVLDKVIQVLGQYKVGELADGKISENLNLIIERYYNISELSLKWISQNLLYLNPEYMGKVYQKETSQKFTSKLLEIRMKKAEEFIRDERRVSEVASLVGFENNPDYFGTQFKKVYGLTPSQYGKRLKMNKKNN from the coding sequence ATGAGAAGGTATAAGATGATTGTAATTGACGATGAGGAGATTAGTGCTGACGGGGTTAGTATGTTAGTTGAACAGAGCGGATTAGCGGTTGATATGGATGGAGTGTTCTATTCGAGTATTGAAGCATTAAAATACTTGAAGGAAAATTCGATTGATATTGTTATCACAGATATTAGTATGCCAGAATTATCGGGGCTGGAAATGATCGAAAAAATGAAGGAGGCTAATTCACGTTCACTTTTTATTATTCTGACAGGGTATGGTAGCCTTGAGTATGCCAAAGAAGCTATGCGATATGGAGTACGACATTTTTTATTAAAACCATGCTCGCCATCAGAATTAAAGGAGAGCATATCAGAATGTATGGGAGAAAGGGACAGTCAGGCACAGGAACGTTTTCTCCGCTTGAAAGAGGTTATAAAACGGCAGATTCTAAATCAGAATATCAAAAATGAAGAAAATAATATTCTTACGGCATCTTTTCAGATGTTGATGTATGAGGAAAGATATTATGAATGTATACATGGAGATTTAGAAACGATATTATATGACAGAGAATATGGATTTAGCAATATCAAGGGAACAATGATCTATTATGTAGATAATACGATTTCGATTTTACCTGGACTTAAGAAAATTGCAAAAAGGCATTCGCGGGAAAGAATTGTGATCTATTATTGTGATTCAGGTAGAGAACTGACAGTAGAAGAAATTTTTAAGCAGGGTCGAAGTATGTTTGCATATGGTTTTTATACTGATGAATCTTGTGTTATAGAGGCTGGAAAGGTCGGTGAAGAGAAAGAGTTACAGAATTTTCAATTAGAATTACCCTTCCGTAAGGTTACAAAGTTATTGGAAAAAAATGATTTTTCTGAGGCGAGAGATCAGTTTGGGAAAATCTTGAAGGTTTGTAGAGAAAGGAAGGTACCACCACAAAGACTTTTGGAACTAACCGAAAAATTTTGCAGAGAATGGATGAAAAATTTCGGTGAGGAAGCAATTCAAGCGGGAATAGTTAAAGAGATTCTGACGGTGAGTAATAGTGAAAAATTAAAGGATGTACTGGATAAAGTTATACAGGTGTTGGGTCAATATAAGGTGGGTGAGCTTGCTGATGGAAAAATATCCGAGAACTTAAATTTAATTATTGAAAGGTATTATAATATAAGTGAATTATCCCTGAAATGGATATCTCAGAACTTACTGTATCTCAATCCAGAATATATGGGAAAGGTTTATCAAAAGGAAACCTCTCAGAAGTTTACTAGTAAATTGTTGGAAATAAGAATGAAAAAAGCAGAAGAATTTATAAGGGATGAAAGACGAGTCTCTGAGGTGGCTAGCCTAGTGGGGTTCGAAAACAATCCTGATTACTTTGGTACCCAATTTAAAAAGGTATATGGCTTGACACCTTCTCAATATGGGAAAAGGTTAAAAATGAACAAAAAGAATAATTAA
- a CDS encoding sensor histidine kinase, with translation MLTLGSKLLNKSLERLISPINELARLMSQFKERKDYDKLKNLQIPQVAMRRNDEVGILYQSFNNLINQIEELIINDYRAKLLNQEIEYRFLQAQLNPHFLYNTLNSMNFMALKNGDSELSGVITSLAFLLRNKLDNNSRFVSVEEELGVIQAYIKIQKLRFKTRLTYTSDVQEETKVCKIPRLIIQPLIENSVKYGVEKVNRPMEIKLNVYFDCLKLVIKVCDNGPGFKKDIENQKRENKSIGLGLKNIRKRLDLLYSGKAKLEVESIPDKHTTVIICIPQDNQ, from the coding sequence GTGTTGACCCTGGGAAGTAAATTACTAAATAAGTCGCTTGAGCGTCTGATTTCACCGATCAATGAATTGGCAAGGCTGATGAGTCAGTTCAAGGAGAGAAAAGACTACGACAAACTTAAGAATCTACAGATTCCTCAAGTGGCTATGAGGCGTAATGATGAAGTGGGGATCTTATATCAGAGTTTTAATAATTTGATCAATCAGATTGAGGAATTAATTATTAATGATTACAGAGCAAAGCTGTTGAATCAGGAAATAGAATATCGATTCTTACAGGCTCAGTTAAATCCACATTTTTTATATAATACATTAAATTCAATGAATTTTATGGCATTAAAAAATGGTGACTCGGAATTGTCGGGGGTGATAACTTCCCTGGCATTTTTACTACGAAATAAATTAGATAACAATAGCCGATTTGTAAGTGTTGAGGAGGAGCTTGGTGTCATACAGGCATATATAAAAATTCAGAAATTAAGATTTAAGACCCGTTTGACCTATACATCCGATGTTCAGGAAGAGACAAAGGTATGTAAAATTCCACGGCTTATTATTCAGCCATTAATCGAAAATTCCGTGAAATATGGGGTAGAGAAGGTAAATCGACCCATGGAGATAAAGTTGAATGTATATTTCGACTGTTTGAAATTAGTCATCAAAGTATGTGATAACGGTCCTGGATTTAAAAAGGATATAGAAAATCAAAAGCGGGAGAACAAATCAATAGGTTTGGGACTTAAAAACATTCGAAAACGATTGGACCTGTTATATAGTGGAAAAGCGAAACTTGAAGTTGAATCAATACCAGATAAACATACGACAGTTATAATTTGTATTCCACAGGACAATCAGTGA
- a CDS encoding ABC transporter substrate-binding protein gives MNKKNTLFRAGCVALAMGMLLSGCGSNSGANKDNGDGNKDNKTTIRMSWWGNDDRHKATLAAIKKFEEKNPDIKVKAEYAGWDGFQEKMTTQIAGGTNPDLMQINYDWYQAFSPDGNGFYDLNKLKSIIDFSGYSKETLEPGEINEKLNGISCSDNGSVIVLNKTTYDKFGAEIPTDWDGFVEAANKFDEGYYPLIAPQVEFMMINIYLSQKTGKAFLSDDGKIQVSKDDLQDGFDWYQSLIDKKIVPTGKEVLEIAGKSDLSTVKEFIEGKIAGCMTWPAQVSSLESVLEETNQELVVAKFPTIEGAKTSGIIKKPSMLWSISKDTKHPKETAKLLNFLINDPDGIKALGTTRGVPSNENGFKILKDDGKIDGVSEDLFDYVKNTDGITESPFFERAQISEVYQDATEAFTLGEIDSEKAAEQTISGIKETIKTINNK, from the coding sequence ATGAATAAGAAAAATACACTTTTTAGGGCTGGATGTGTAGCGCTGGCAATGGGAATGTTGCTGAGCGGCTGTGGTTCAAATTCTGGAGCAAACAAGGATAACGGTGACGGCAATAAGGACAATAAGACAACGATAAGAATGTCATGGTGGGGGAATGATGACAGGCATAAGGCAACCTTAGCTGCTATTAAGAAATTTGAGGAAAAGAATCCGGATATTAAGGTTAAGGCAGAGTATGCTGGTTGGGATGGTTTTCAGGAAAAGATGACAACACAGATTGCTGGAGGAACTAATCCCGATTTAATGCAGATTAATTATGACTGGTATCAAGCGTTTTCACCAGATGGAAATGGTTTTTACGATCTGAATAAATTAAAAAGCATCATCGATTTTTCGGGATACAGCAAGGAAACTCTGGAACCAGGAGAAATAAACGAAAAATTGAATGGTATATCGTGTAGCGATAATGGTTCCGTTATAGTTTTAAATAAAACTACATATGACAAATTTGGTGCTGAAATCCCTACAGATTGGGATGGGTTTGTTGAGGCTGCTAATAAATTTGATGAGGGCTATTACCCATTAATAGCGCCTCAAGTTGAGTTTATGATGATAAATATATATTTATCTCAAAAGACTGGAAAAGCATTCTTATCGGATGATGGAAAAATTCAAGTAAGTAAAGATGATCTGCAAGATGGTTTTGACTGGTATCAATCCTTGATAGATAAAAAAATTGTTCCGACCGGAAAAGAGGTTTTGGAAATTGCAGGGAAATCTGATCTGAGTACAGTTAAAGAATTTATTGAGGGTAAAATCGCAGGATGTATGACATGGCCGGCACAGGTGTCAAGTCTGGAATCTGTATTAGAAGAGACAAATCAGGAACTAGTGGTCGCGAAATTTCCGACAATAGAAGGGGCAAAAACATCAGGTATTATAAAGAAACCATCTATGCTATGGTCAATCTCTAAAGATACTAAACATCCAAAAGAGACCGCTAAGCTGTTAAACTTTTTAATAAATGATCCAGATGGCATCAAAGCCTTAGGTACTACTCGTGGAGTTCCATCTAATGAAAATGGTTTTAAAATCCTTAAGGATGATGGGAAGATTGATGGAGTTTCGGAGGATTTGTTTGATTATGTCAAAAATACTGATGGAATAACTGAGAGTCCTTTCTTTGAAAGAGCACAGATATCAGAGGTTTACCAAGACGCGACAGAAGCTTTTACACTGGGAGAGATTGACTCTGAAAAAGCTGCTGAACAAACGATCTCGGGAATAAAGGAAACCATTAAAACAATTAATAATAAGTAG
- a CDS encoding cache domain-containing protein, with amino-acid sequence MRKKILNYYENASYYKKLKFLIDMVLTAVTLLVLSIGIICVEMISKEIYERNQEKLFMMTSNIEEKFKSVEGVITEIHQNKNIQDNLTYSNQKSENLNLTSMRRELNWLSADQKYFESLIILNQRDEYMVGTIYDKSDFFQNMSLEEIAALVKAKPRHGVWMFDRDLNEAIYVHSIYNTRDNQMKNIGTAIIKVNISFIQEILDNSGVFTDADFFVLEMDGQYFSTNLSGYRSYVNFIENINWKGQKKSYSFHNVNNHYYYVLESNMESNSREFKCYYFLLNKQMIKKVV; translated from the coding sequence ATGAGAAAGAAGATACTGAATTACTATGAAAATGCATCTTATTATAAGAAACTAAAATTTCTTATAGATATGGTTCTGACTGCTGTGACATTATTGGTGTTATCAATTGGGATAATTTGTGTTGAGATGATCTCAAAAGAGATATATGAGCGAAATCAGGAAAAACTGTTTATGATGACGTCGAATATAGAAGAAAAATTTAAGAGTGTGGAAGGGGTAATTACAGAAATTCATCAAAACAAAAATATACAAGATAATCTGACATATTCAAATCAAAAATCAGAAAATTTGAATCTTACAAGTATGCGCAGGGAATTGAATTGGCTGTCAGCCGATCAAAAATATTTTGAAAGTCTTATTATCCTTAATCAAAGAGATGAATACATGGTAGGTACTATATATGATAAAAGTGATTTTTTTCAGAACATGTCGCTAGAAGAGATTGCTGCTTTGGTAAAAGCAAAACCCAGACATGGTGTCTGGATGTTTGACAGGGACTTAAACGAAGCAATTTATGTGCACAGTATATATAATACAAGAGATAACCAGATGAAGAATATCGGTACTGCGATTATAAAGGTGAACATATCTTTTATCCAGGAGATACTAGACAACTCGGGTGTTTTTACGGATGCAGATTTTTTTGTACTGGAGATGGATGGACAATATTTTTCAACAAATCTGTCTGGTTATCGTTCATATGTGAATTTTATAGAAAATATTAATTGGAAGGGACAGAAGAAATCATATTCATTTCATAATGTTAATAATCATTATTATTATGTGCTTGAAAGTAATATGGAATCAAATTCAAGGGAATTTAAATGTTATTATTTTCTGCTTAATAAACAAATGATCAAAAAGGTAGTTTAG
- a CDS encoding carbohydrate ABC transporter permease produces MKKEQKKVKGKRKYTGLIYIAPWLIGFCIFTLYPFISSLVLSFTNYDLISKPKFIGIDNYIKLFTGNKEFTKSLIATLKYVVLTVPAQLVFALFIAFILNFKLKGINLYRTAYYIPSILGGNVAVSILWRFLFSGNGLVNQILETIGLKSVGWLSNPTAAMLCIAILKVWQFGSCMVIFLAALKEIPTELYEAAQVDGAKKWTIFFKITVPLITPTIFFNLVMQLVNGMQEFNAPYLITQGGPLKSTYLASLMIYENSFKFYKMGYASAMSWVLFIIIMVLTTILFKSSNKWVYYADEGE; encoded by the coding sequence ATGAAGAAAGAGCAAAAAAAGGTTAAGGGGAAAAGAAAATATACTGGATTAATTTATATAGCACCCTGGCTGATTGGATTTTGCATTTTTACTTTATACCCATTTATAAGTTCGTTGGTGTTAAGTTTTACCAATTATGATTTGATATCAAAGCCTAAATTTATTGGAATTGATAATTATATAAAATTATTCACTGGGAATAAAGAATTCACAAAATCACTGATTGCAACTTTAAAATATGTAGTTTTAACTGTTCCTGCACAGCTTGTATTTGCTTTGTTTATTGCATTCATATTAAATTTTAAATTAAAAGGAATTAATCTATATAGAACGGCTTATTACATTCCCTCTATTTTAGGAGGAAATGTTGCAGTTTCTATTCTTTGGCGTTTTTTATTTTCAGGGAATGGATTGGTTAATCAGATACTGGAAACGATAGGTTTGAAATCAGTTGGTTGGTTATCAAACCCGACAGCAGCTATGCTTTGTATTGCAATACTGAAGGTCTGGCAATTTGGTTCATGTATGGTTATCTTCTTGGCTGCTCTAAAAGAAATACCAACAGAACTTTATGAGGCAGCGCAAGTTGATGGCGCCAAGAAATGGACCATATTCTTTAAGATTACAGTTCCTCTTATTACACCAACAATATTTTTTAATCTTGTTATGCAGTTAGTTAATGGGATGCAAGAATTTAATGCACCTTACTTAATTACTCAAGGGGGACCATTAAAGTCAACATATTTGGCAAGCCTGATGATTTATGAGAATTCATTTAAATTTTATAAGATGGGATATGCCAGTGCAATGAGCTGGGTGTTATTTATCATTATAATGGTTTTAACAACAATTCTGTTCAAATCATCAAATAAATGGGTTTATTACGCAGATGAAGGGGAGTAG